A genomic stretch from Bos mutus isolate GX-2022 chromosome 4, NWIPB_WYAK_1.1, whole genome shotgun sequence includes:
- the REPIN1 gene encoding DNA-binding protein REPIN1 isoform X7: protein MGVGVSLLLQFSLTSGGYPSVGRSRRSSRRSIPGNSPRRSWAKPHLQLHSLQEEEPMLERRCRGPVAMGPAQPRLLSGPSQESPQTLEKEPQGLRSRGTAAAQSGGQALGRAHRCAHCRRHFPGWVALWLHARRCQARLPQPCPECGRRFRHAPFLALHCQVHAAATPDQGFACHLCGQSFRGWVALVLHLRAHSAAKRPIACPACERRFWRRKQLRAHSRRCHPPAPEARPFICGNCGRSFAQWDQLVTHKRVHVAEALEEAAAKALGPRPRGRPAVTAPRPGGDAVDRPFQCACCGKRFRHKPNLIAHRRVHTGERPHQCPECGKRFTNKPYLTSHRRIHTGEKPYPCTECGRRFRHKPNLLSHSKIHKRSEGSAQGGPQPPASAPERTPEPPPEPAPEPAEVPLGPGQPSAAAEAPPSLHTCADCGRGFRLERFLRAHQRQHGGERPFACAECGKHFGKKTHLVAHSRVHSGERPFACEECGRRFSQGSHLAAHRRDHAPERPFVCPDCGKAFRHKPYLAAHRRIHTGEKPYVCPECGKAFSQKSNLVSHRRIHTGERPYACPDCDRSFSQKSNLITHRKSHIRDGAFCCAICGQTFDDEGKLLAHQKKHDV from the exons ATGGGGGTAGGGGTGTCTTTACTGCTGCAGTTTTCGCTGACATCCGGGGGCTACCCGAGTGTGGGCCGAAGCAGGCGCTCCAGCCGCAGAAGTATCCCCGGGAACAGCCCCAGGAGGAGCTGGGCCAAGCCTCATCTCCAGCTCCACAGCCTCCAGG AGGAAGAACCGATGCTGGAACGTCGCTGCAGGGGCCCCGTGGCCATGGGCCCGGCCCAGCCCCGGCTCCTTTCCGGGCCCTCCCAGGAGTCGCcccagaccctggagaaggagccCCAGGGGCTAAGGTCGCGAGGCACCGCCGCGGCCCAGTCCGGAGGCCAGGCCCTAGGTCGGGCCCATCGCTGTGCCCACTGTCGGAGGCACTTCCCTGGCTGGGTGGCCCTCTGGCTTCATGCCCGGCGCTGCCAGGCCCGcctgccccagccctgtcccGAGTGCGGCCGCCGCTTCCGCCACGCCCCTTTCTTGGCACTGCACTGCCAGGTCCATGCCGCCGCCACCCCAGACCAGGGCTTTGCCTGCCACCTCTGCGGGCAGAGCTTCCGAGGCTGGGTGGCCCTGGTTCTGCACCTGCGGGCCCACTCGGCGGCGAAGCGGCCCATCGCCTGTCCCGCCTGCGAGAGACGCTTCTGGCGGAGAAAGCAGCTGCGGGCCCATTCGCGGCGCTGCCACCCCCCGGCCCCTGAGGCCCGGCCCTTCATCTGCGGCAACTGTGGCCGCAGCTTCGCCCAATGGGACCAGCTGGTGACACACAAGCGGGTCCACGTGGCCGAGGCGCTGGAGGAGGCAGCGGCCAAAGCCCTGGGGCCGCGGCCCCGGGGGCGCCCGGCGGTGACCGCGCCCCGGCCGGGCGGGGACGCCGTCGACCGCCCGTTCCAGTGTGCCTGCTGCGGCAAGCGCTTCCGCCACAAGCCCAACCTGATCGCTCACCGCCGCGTGCACACGGGCGAGCGCCCGCACCAGTGCCCCGAGTGCGGGAAGCGCTTCACCAATAAGCCCTACCTGACCTCGCACCGGCGCATCCACACGGGCGAGAAGCCGTACCCGTGCACCGAGTGTGGCCGCCGCTTCCGCCACAAGCCCAACCTGCTGTCGCACAGCAAGATCCACAAGCGCTCCGAGGGGTCCGCGCAGGGCGGGCCCCAGCCGCCCGCCAGCGCCCCCGAGCGCACCCCGGAGCCCCCTCCGGAGCCGGCCCCCGAGCCCGCCGAGGTCCCGTTGGGGCCCGGGCAGCCAAGCGCCGCGGCAGAGGCCCCACCCTCTCTCCACACCTGCGCCGACTGTGGGCGGGGCTTCCGGCTGGAGCGCTTCCTGCGCGCGCACCAGCGGCAGCACGGCGGCGAGCGCCCCTTCGCGTGCGCCGAGTGCGGCAAGCATTTCGGCAAGAAGACGCACCTGGTGGCGCACTCCCGGGTGCACTCGGGCGAGCGGCCCTTCGCGTGCGAGGAGTGCGGGCGCCGCTTCTCCCAGGGGAGCCACCTGGCCGCCCACCGGCGCGACCATGCGCCCGAGAGGCCCTTCGTGTGCCCGGACTGCGGAAAGGCCTTCCGCCACAAGCCCTACCTGGCCGCGCATCGGCGCATCCACACCGGCGAGAAGCCGTACGTCTGCCCCGAGTGCGGCAAGGCGTTCAGCCAGAAGTCCAACCTGGTGTCCCACCGGCGCATCCACACGGGCGAGCGCCCCTACGCCTGCCCGGACTGCGACCGCAGCTTTAGCCAGAAGTCCAACCTCATCACCCACCGCAAGAGCCACATCCGGGACGGCGCCTTCTGCTGCGCCATCTGTGGCCAGACCTTTGACGACGAGGGGAAGCTCCTGGCCCACCAGAAAAAGCACGACGTCTGA
- the REPIN1 gene encoding DNA-binding protein REPIN1 isoform X3 has product MDARRASVLPAGEFSLTSGGYPSVGRSRRSSRRSIPGNSPRRSWAKPHLQLHSLQAEEEPMLERRCRGPVAMGPAQPRLLSGPSQESPQTLEKEPQGLRSRGTAAAQSGGQALGRAHRCAHCRRHFPGWVALWLHARRCQARLPQPCPECGRRFRHAPFLALHCQVHAAATPDQGFACHLCGQSFRGWVALVLHLRAHSAAKRPIACPACERRFWRRKQLRAHSRRCHPPAPEARPFICGNCGRSFAQWDQLVTHKRVHVAEALEEAAAKALGPRPRGRPAVTAPRPGGDAVDRPFQCACCGKRFRHKPNLIAHRRVHTGERPHQCPECGKRFTNKPYLTSHRRIHTGEKPYPCTECGRRFRHKPNLLSHSKIHKRSEGSAQGGPQPPASAPERTPEPPPEPAPEPAEVPLGPGQPSAAAEAPPSLHTCADCGRGFRLERFLRAHQRQHGGERPFACAECGKHFGKKTHLVAHSRVHSGERPFACEECGRRFSQGSHLAAHRRDHAPERPFVCPDCGKAFRHKPYLAAHRRIHTGEKPYVCPECGKAFSQKSNLVSHRRIHTGERPYACPDCDRSFSQKSNLITHRKSHIRDGAFCCAICGQTFDDEGKLLAHQKKHDV; this is encoded by the exons ATGGACGCGCGACGCGCCTCCGTGCTCCCCGCCGGAGAG TTTTCGCTGACATCCGGGGGCTACCCGAGTGTGGGCCGAAGCAGGCGCTCCAGCCGCAGAAGTATCCCCGGGAACAGCCCCAGGAGGAGCTGGGCCAAGCCTCATCTCCAGCTCCACAGCCTCCAGG CAGAGGAAGAACCGATGCTGGAACGTCGCTGCAGGGGCCCCGTGGCCATGGGCCCGGCCCAGCCCCGGCTCCTTTCCGGGCCCTCCCAGGAGTCGCcccagaccctggagaaggagccCCAGGGGCTAAGGTCGCGAGGCACCGCCGCGGCCCAGTCCGGAGGCCAGGCCCTAGGTCGGGCCCATCGCTGTGCCCACTGTCGGAGGCACTTCCCTGGCTGGGTGGCCCTCTGGCTTCATGCCCGGCGCTGCCAGGCCCGcctgccccagccctgtcccGAGTGCGGCCGCCGCTTCCGCCACGCCCCTTTCTTGGCACTGCACTGCCAGGTCCATGCCGCCGCCACCCCAGACCAGGGCTTTGCCTGCCACCTCTGCGGGCAGAGCTTCCGAGGCTGGGTGGCCCTGGTTCTGCACCTGCGGGCCCACTCGGCGGCGAAGCGGCCCATCGCCTGTCCCGCCTGCGAGAGACGCTTCTGGCGGAGAAAGCAGCTGCGGGCCCATTCGCGGCGCTGCCACCCCCCGGCCCCTGAGGCCCGGCCCTTCATCTGCGGCAACTGTGGCCGCAGCTTCGCCCAATGGGACCAGCTGGTGACACACAAGCGGGTCCACGTGGCCGAGGCGCTGGAGGAGGCAGCGGCCAAAGCCCTGGGGCCGCGGCCCCGGGGGCGCCCGGCGGTGACCGCGCCCCGGCCGGGCGGGGACGCCGTCGACCGCCCGTTCCAGTGTGCCTGCTGCGGCAAGCGCTTCCGCCACAAGCCCAACCTGATCGCTCACCGCCGCGTGCACACGGGCGAGCGCCCGCACCAGTGCCCCGAGTGCGGGAAGCGCTTCACCAATAAGCCCTACCTGACCTCGCACCGGCGCATCCACACGGGCGAGAAGCCGTACCCGTGCACCGAGTGTGGCCGCCGCTTCCGCCACAAGCCCAACCTGCTGTCGCACAGCAAGATCCACAAGCGCTCCGAGGGGTCCGCGCAGGGCGGGCCCCAGCCGCCCGCCAGCGCCCCCGAGCGCACCCCGGAGCCCCCTCCGGAGCCGGCCCCCGAGCCCGCCGAGGTCCCGTTGGGGCCCGGGCAGCCAAGCGCCGCGGCAGAGGCCCCACCCTCTCTCCACACCTGCGCCGACTGTGGGCGGGGCTTCCGGCTGGAGCGCTTCCTGCGCGCGCACCAGCGGCAGCACGGCGGCGAGCGCCCCTTCGCGTGCGCCGAGTGCGGCAAGCATTTCGGCAAGAAGACGCACCTGGTGGCGCACTCCCGGGTGCACTCGGGCGAGCGGCCCTTCGCGTGCGAGGAGTGCGGGCGCCGCTTCTCCCAGGGGAGCCACCTGGCCGCCCACCGGCGCGACCATGCGCCCGAGAGGCCCTTCGTGTGCCCGGACTGCGGAAAGGCCTTCCGCCACAAGCCCTACCTGGCCGCGCATCGGCGCATCCACACCGGCGAGAAGCCGTACGTCTGCCCCGAGTGCGGCAAGGCGTTCAGCCAGAAGTCCAACCTGGTGTCCCACCGGCGCATCCACACGGGCGAGCGCCCCTACGCCTGCCCGGACTGCGACCGCAGCTTTAGCCAGAAGTCCAACCTCATCACCCACCGCAAGAGCCACATCCGGGACGGCGCCTTCTGCTGCGCCATCTGTGGCCAGACCTTTGACGACGAGGGGAAGCTCCTGGCCCACCAGAAAAAGCACGACGTCTGA
- the REPIN1 gene encoding DNA-binding protein REPIN1 isoform X1 gives MDARRASVLPAGEFSLTSGGYPSVGRSRRSSRRSIPGNSPRRSWAKPHLQLHSLQGSSYLLTSLTELLRSSDVTRANRNKEREALGKAYKALKGEVTACFAEEEPMLERRCRGPVAMGPAQPRLLSGPSQESPQTLEKEPQGLRSRGTAAAQSGGQALGRAHRCAHCRRHFPGWVALWLHARRCQARLPQPCPECGRRFRHAPFLALHCQVHAAATPDQGFACHLCGQSFRGWVALVLHLRAHSAAKRPIACPACERRFWRRKQLRAHSRRCHPPAPEARPFICGNCGRSFAQWDQLVTHKRVHVAEALEEAAAKALGPRPRGRPAVTAPRPGGDAVDRPFQCACCGKRFRHKPNLIAHRRVHTGERPHQCPECGKRFTNKPYLTSHRRIHTGEKPYPCTECGRRFRHKPNLLSHSKIHKRSEGSAQGGPQPPASAPERTPEPPPEPAPEPAEVPLGPGQPSAAAEAPPSLHTCADCGRGFRLERFLRAHQRQHGGERPFACAECGKHFGKKTHLVAHSRVHSGERPFACEECGRRFSQGSHLAAHRRDHAPERPFVCPDCGKAFRHKPYLAAHRRIHTGEKPYVCPECGKAFSQKSNLVSHRRIHTGERPYACPDCDRSFSQKSNLITHRKSHIRDGAFCCAICGQTFDDEGKLLAHQKKHDV, from the exons ATGGACGCGCGACGCGCCTCCGTGCTCCCCGCCGGAGAG TTTTCGCTGACATCCGGGGGCTACCCGAGTGTGGGCCGAAGCAGGCGCTCCAGCCGCAGAAGTATCCCCGGGAACAGCCCCAGGAGGAGCTGGGCCAAGCCTCATCTCCAGCTCCACAGCCTCCAGG GGAGTTCGTATCTCTTGACCAGCCTCACTGAGTTGCTGCGAAGCTCAGATGTGACAAGAGCAAATAGAAACAAGGAGAGGGAAGCACTTGGGAAAGCATATAAAGCGCTGAAGGGGGAGGTGACTGCGTGTTTTG CAGAGGAAGAACCGATGCTGGAACGTCGCTGCAGGGGCCCCGTGGCCATGGGCCCGGCCCAGCCCCGGCTCCTTTCCGGGCCCTCCCAGGAGTCGCcccagaccctggagaaggagccCCAGGGGCTAAGGTCGCGAGGCACCGCCGCGGCCCAGTCCGGAGGCCAGGCCCTAGGTCGGGCCCATCGCTGTGCCCACTGTCGGAGGCACTTCCCTGGCTGGGTGGCCCTCTGGCTTCATGCCCGGCGCTGCCAGGCCCGcctgccccagccctgtcccGAGTGCGGCCGCCGCTTCCGCCACGCCCCTTTCTTGGCACTGCACTGCCAGGTCCATGCCGCCGCCACCCCAGACCAGGGCTTTGCCTGCCACCTCTGCGGGCAGAGCTTCCGAGGCTGGGTGGCCCTGGTTCTGCACCTGCGGGCCCACTCGGCGGCGAAGCGGCCCATCGCCTGTCCCGCCTGCGAGAGACGCTTCTGGCGGAGAAAGCAGCTGCGGGCCCATTCGCGGCGCTGCCACCCCCCGGCCCCTGAGGCCCGGCCCTTCATCTGCGGCAACTGTGGCCGCAGCTTCGCCCAATGGGACCAGCTGGTGACACACAAGCGGGTCCACGTGGCCGAGGCGCTGGAGGAGGCAGCGGCCAAAGCCCTGGGGCCGCGGCCCCGGGGGCGCCCGGCGGTGACCGCGCCCCGGCCGGGCGGGGACGCCGTCGACCGCCCGTTCCAGTGTGCCTGCTGCGGCAAGCGCTTCCGCCACAAGCCCAACCTGATCGCTCACCGCCGCGTGCACACGGGCGAGCGCCCGCACCAGTGCCCCGAGTGCGGGAAGCGCTTCACCAATAAGCCCTACCTGACCTCGCACCGGCGCATCCACACGGGCGAGAAGCCGTACCCGTGCACCGAGTGTGGCCGCCGCTTCCGCCACAAGCCCAACCTGCTGTCGCACAGCAAGATCCACAAGCGCTCCGAGGGGTCCGCGCAGGGCGGGCCCCAGCCGCCCGCCAGCGCCCCCGAGCGCACCCCGGAGCCCCCTCCGGAGCCGGCCCCCGAGCCCGCCGAGGTCCCGTTGGGGCCCGGGCAGCCAAGCGCCGCGGCAGAGGCCCCACCCTCTCTCCACACCTGCGCCGACTGTGGGCGGGGCTTCCGGCTGGAGCGCTTCCTGCGCGCGCACCAGCGGCAGCACGGCGGCGAGCGCCCCTTCGCGTGCGCCGAGTGCGGCAAGCATTTCGGCAAGAAGACGCACCTGGTGGCGCACTCCCGGGTGCACTCGGGCGAGCGGCCCTTCGCGTGCGAGGAGTGCGGGCGCCGCTTCTCCCAGGGGAGCCACCTGGCCGCCCACCGGCGCGACCATGCGCCCGAGAGGCCCTTCGTGTGCCCGGACTGCGGAAAGGCCTTCCGCCACAAGCCCTACCTGGCCGCGCATCGGCGCATCCACACCGGCGAGAAGCCGTACGTCTGCCCCGAGTGCGGCAAGGCGTTCAGCCAGAAGTCCAACCTGGTGTCCCACCGGCGCATCCACACGGGCGAGCGCCCCTACGCCTGCCCGGACTGCGACCGCAGCTTTAGCCAGAAGTCCAACCTCATCACCCACCGCAAGAGCCACATCCGGGACGGCGCCTTCTGCTGCGCCATCTGTGGCCAGACCTTTGACGACGAGGGGAAGCTCCTGGCCCACCAGAAAAAGCACGACGTCTGA
- the REPIN1 gene encoding DNA-binding protein REPIN1 isoform X4 produces the protein MDARRASVLPAGEFSLTSGGYPSVGRSRRSSRRSIPGNSPRRSWAKPHLQLHSLQEEEPMLERRCRGPVAMGPAQPRLLSGPSQESPQTLEKEPQGLRSRGTAAAQSGGQALGRAHRCAHCRRHFPGWVALWLHARRCQARLPQPCPECGRRFRHAPFLALHCQVHAAATPDQGFACHLCGQSFRGWVALVLHLRAHSAAKRPIACPACERRFWRRKQLRAHSRRCHPPAPEARPFICGNCGRSFAQWDQLVTHKRVHVAEALEEAAAKALGPRPRGRPAVTAPRPGGDAVDRPFQCACCGKRFRHKPNLIAHRRVHTGERPHQCPECGKRFTNKPYLTSHRRIHTGEKPYPCTECGRRFRHKPNLLSHSKIHKRSEGSAQGGPQPPASAPERTPEPPPEPAPEPAEVPLGPGQPSAAAEAPPSLHTCADCGRGFRLERFLRAHQRQHGGERPFACAECGKHFGKKTHLVAHSRVHSGERPFACEECGRRFSQGSHLAAHRRDHAPERPFVCPDCGKAFRHKPYLAAHRRIHTGEKPYVCPECGKAFSQKSNLVSHRRIHTGERPYACPDCDRSFSQKSNLITHRKSHIRDGAFCCAICGQTFDDEGKLLAHQKKHDV, from the exons ATGGACGCGCGACGCGCCTCCGTGCTCCCCGCCGGAGAG TTTTCGCTGACATCCGGGGGCTACCCGAGTGTGGGCCGAAGCAGGCGCTCCAGCCGCAGAAGTATCCCCGGGAACAGCCCCAGGAGGAGCTGGGCCAAGCCTCATCTCCAGCTCCACAGCCTCCAGG AGGAAGAACCGATGCTGGAACGTCGCTGCAGGGGCCCCGTGGCCATGGGCCCGGCCCAGCCCCGGCTCCTTTCCGGGCCCTCCCAGGAGTCGCcccagaccctggagaaggagccCCAGGGGCTAAGGTCGCGAGGCACCGCCGCGGCCCAGTCCGGAGGCCAGGCCCTAGGTCGGGCCCATCGCTGTGCCCACTGTCGGAGGCACTTCCCTGGCTGGGTGGCCCTCTGGCTTCATGCCCGGCGCTGCCAGGCCCGcctgccccagccctgtcccGAGTGCGGCCGCCGCTTCCGCCACGCCCCTTTCTTGGCACTGCACTGCCAGGTCCATGCCGCCGCCACCCCAGACCAGGGCTTTGCCTGCCACCTCTGCGGGCAGAGCTTCCGAGGCTGGGTGGCCCTGGTTCTGCACCTGCGGGCCCACTCGGCGGCGAAGCGGCCCATCGCCTGTCCCGCCTGCGAGAGACGCTTCTGGCGGAGAAAGCAGCTGCGGGCCCATTCGCGGCGCTGCCACCCCCCGGCCCCTGAGGCCCGGCCCTTCATCTGCGGCAACTGTGGCCGCAGCTTCGCCCAATGGGACCAGCTGGTGACACACAAGCGGGTCCACGTGGCCGAGGCGCTGGAGGAGGCAGCGGCCAAAGCCCTGGGGCCGCGGCCCCGGGGGCGCCCGGCGGTGACCGCGCCCCGGCCGGGCGGGGACGCCGTCGACCGCCCGTTCCAGTGTGCCTGCTGCGGCAAGCGCTTCCGCCACAAGCCCAACCTGATCGCTCACCGCCGCGTGCACACGGGCGAGCGCCCGCACCAGTGCCCCGAGTGCGGGAAGCGCTTCACCAATAAGCCCTACCTGACCTCGCACCGGCGCATCCACACGGGCGAGAAGCCGTACCCGTGCACCGAGTGTGGCCGCCGCTTCCGCCACAAGCCCAACCTGCTGTCGCACAGCAAGATCCACAAGCGCTCCGAGGGGTCCGCGCAGGGCGGGCCCCAGCCGCCCGCCAGCGCCCCCGAGCGCACCCCGGAGCCCCCTCCGGAGCCGGCCCCCGAGCCCGCCGAGGTCCCGTTGGGGCCCGGGCAGCCAAGCGCCGCGGCAGAGGCCCCACCCTCTCTCCACACCTGCGCCGACTGTGGGCGGGGCTTCCGGCTGGAGCGCTTCCTGCGCGCGCACCAGCGGCAGCACGGCGGCGAGCGCCCCTTCGCGTGCGCCGAGTGCGGCAAGCATTTCGGCAAGAAGACGCACCTGGTGGCGCACTCCCGGGTGCACTCGGGCGAGCGGCCCTTCGCGTGCGAGGAGTGCGGGCGCCGCTTCTCCCAGGGGAGCCACCTGGCCGCCCACCGGCGCGACCATGCGCCCGAGAGGCCCTTCGTGTGCCCGGACTGCGGAAAGGCCTTCCGCCACAAGCCCTACCTGGCCGCGCATCGGCGCATCCACACCGGCGAGAAGCCGTACGTCTGCCCCGAGTGCGGCAAGGCGTTCAGCCAGAAGTCCAACCTGGTGTCCCACCGGCGCATCCACACGGGCGAGCGCCCCTACGCCTGCCCGGACTGCGACCGCAGCTTTAGCCAGAAGTCCAACCTCATCACCCACCGCAAGAGCCACATCCGGGACGGCGCCTTCTGCTGCGCCATCTGTGGCCAGACCTTTGACGACGAGGGGAAGCTCCTGGCCCACCAGAAAAAGCACGACGTCTGA
- the REPIN1 gene encoding DNA-binding protein REPIN1 isoform X2 has protein sequence MDARRASVLPAGEFSLTSGGYPSVGRSRRSSRRSIPGNSPRRSWAKPHLQLHSLQGSSYLLTSLTELLRSSDVTRANRNKEREALGKAYKALKGEVTACFEEEPMLERRCRGPVAMGPAQPRLLSGPSQESPQTLEKEPQGLRSRGTAAAQSGGQALGRAHRCAHCRRHFPGWVALWLHARRCQARLPQPCPECGRRFRHAPFLALHCQVHAAATPDQGFACHLCGQSFRGWVALVLHLRAHSAAKRPIACPACERRFWRRKQLRAHSRRCHPPAPEARPFICGNCGRSFAQWDQLVTHKRVHVAEALEEAAAKALGPRPRGRPAVTAPRPGGDAVDRPFQCACCGKRFRHKPNLIAHRRVHTGERPHQCPECGKRFTNKPYLTSHRRIHTGEKPYPCTECGRRFRHKPNLLSHSKIHKRSEGSAQGGPQPPASAPERTPEPPPEPAPEPAEVPLGPGQPSAAAEAPPSLHTCADCGRGFRLERFLRAHQRQHGGERPFACAECGKHFGKKTHLVAHSRVHSGERPFACEECGRRFSQGSHLAAHRRDHAPERPFVCPDCGKAFRHKPYLAAHRRIHTGEKPYVCPECGKAFSQKSNLVSHRRIHTGERPYACPDCDRSFSQKSNLITHRKSHIRDGAFCCAICGQTFDDEGKLLAHQKKHDV, from the exons ATGGACGCGCGACGCGCCTCCGTGCTCCCCGCCGGAGAG TTTTCGCTGACATCCGGGGGCTACCCGAGTGTGGGCCGAAGCAGGCGCTCCAGCCGCAGAAGTATCCCCGGGAACAGCCCCAGGAGGAGCTGGGCCAAGCCTCATCTCCAGCTCCACAGCCTCCAGG GGAGTTCGTATCTCTTGACCAGCCTCACTGAGTTGCTGCGAAGCTCAGATGTGACAAGAGCAAATAGAAACAAGGAGAGGGAAGCACTTGGGAAAGCATATAAAGCGCTGAAGGGGGAGGTGACTGCGTGTTTTG AGGAAGAACCGATGCTGGAACGTCGCTGCAGGGGCCCCGTGGCCATGGGCCCGGCCCAGCCCCGGCTCCTTTCCGGGCCCTCCCAGGAGTCGCcccagaccctggagaaggagccCCAGGGGCTAAGGTCGCGAGGCACCGCCGCGGCCCAGTCCGGAGGCCAGGCCCTAGGTCGGGCCCATCGCTGTGCCCACTGTCGGAGGCACTTCCCTGGCTGGGTGGCCCTCTGGCTTCATGCCCGGCGCTGCCAGGCCCGcctgccccagccctgtcccGAGTGCGGCCGCCGCTTCCGCCACGCCCCTTTCTTGGCACTGCACTGCCAGGTCCATGCCGCCGCCACCCCAGACCAGGGCTTTGCCTGCCACCTCTGCGGGCAGAGCTTCCGAGGCTGGGTGGCCCTGGTTCTGCACCTGCGGGCCCACTCGGCGGCGAAGCGGCCCATCGCCTGTCCCGCCTGCGAGAGACGCTTCTGGCGGAGAAAGCAGCTGCGGGCCCATTCGCGGCGCTGCCACCCCCCGGCCCCTGAGGCCCGGCCCTTCATCTGCGGCAACTGTGGCCGCAGCTTCGCCCAATGGGACCAGCTGGTGACACACAAGCGGGTCCACGTGGCCGAGGCGCTGGAGGAGGCAGCGGCCAAAGCCCTGGGGCCGCGGCCCCGGGGGCGCCCGGCGGTGACCGCGCCCCGGCCGGGCGGGGACGCCGTCGACCGCCCGTTCCAGTGTGCCTGCTGCGGCAAGCGCTTCCGCCACAAGCCCAACCTGATCGCTCACCGCCGCGTGCACACGGGCGAGCGCCCGCACCAGTGCCCCGAGTGCGGGAAGCGCTTCACCAATAAGCCCTACCTGACCTCGCACCGGCGCATCCACACGGGCGAGAAGCCGTACCCGTGCACCGAGTGTGGCCGCCGCTTCCGCCACAAGCCCAACCTGCTGTCGCACAGCAAGATCCACAAGCGCTCCGAGGGGTCCGCGCAGGGCGGGCCCCAGCCGCCCGCCAGCGCCCCCGAGCGCACCCCGGAGCCCCCTCCGGAGCCGGCCCCCGAGCCCGCCGAGGTCCCGTTGGGGCCCGGGCAGCCAAGCGCCGCGGCAGAGGCCCCACCCTCTCTCCACACCTGCGCCGACTGTGGGCGGGGCTTCCGGCTGGAGCGCTTCCTGCGCGCGCACCAGCGGCAGCACGGCGGCGAGCGCCCCTTCGCGTGCGCCGAGTGCGGCAAGCATTTCGGCAAGAAGACGCACCTGGTGGCGCACTCCCGGGTGCACTCGGGCGAGCGGCCCTTCGCGTGCGAGGAGTGCGGGCGCCGCTTCTCCCAGGGGAGCCACCTGGCCGCCCACCGGCGCGACCATGCGCCCGAGAGGCCCTTCGTGTGCCCGGACTGCGGAAAGGCCTTCCGCCACAAGCCCTACCTGGCCGCGCATCGGCGCATCCACACCGGCGAGAAGCCGTACGTCTGCCCCGAGTGCGGCAAGGCGTTCAGCCAGAAGTCCAACCTGGTGTCCCACCGGCGCATCCACACGGGCGAGCGCCCCTACGCCTGCCCGGACTGCGACCGCAGCTTTAGCCAGAAGTCCAACCTCATCACCCACCGCAAGAGCCACATCCGGGACGGCGCCTTCTGCTGCGCCATCTGTGGCCAGACCTTTGACGACGAGGGGAAGCTCCTGGCCCACCAGAAAAAGCACGACGTCTGA